A genome region from Gemmatimonadota bacterium includes the following:
- a CDS encoding RidA family protein: protein MPERIELNPPWPWASKFRIAQGVQVGNRVYVSGQVAFDPRGNVVGRDNMGAQASQVFENIRAVLAEAGATMDDVVKITAFITDMSRYADYTAARAEAFPNNIPASATVATPTLVSPDLLVEVDAVAEIGSGKRA from the coding sequence ATGCCAGAACGAATCGAATTAAATCCGCCATGGCCGTGGGCAAGCAAATTCCGGATTGCTCAGGGCGTGCAGGTTGGAAACAGAGTATATGTCTCGGGACAGGTCGCTTTTGACCCACGGGGCAACGTGGTTGGCCGGGACAATATGGGCGCACAGGCAAGTCAAGTGTTCGAGAATATCCGAGCGGTTCTCGCCGAAGCGGGTGCGACAATGGACGACGTGGTAAAAATTACGGCGTTCATCACCGACATGAGCCGGTACGCGGACTATACTGCGGCGCGTGCAGAGGCGTTTCCGAATAATATCCCTGCCAGTGCCACAGTCGCAACACCAACACTGGTAAGCCCCGATCTGCTCGTCGAGGTTGATGCGGTTGCGGAGATTGGTAGCGGAAAAAGAGCGTGA
- a CDS encoding dipeptidase, whose amino-acid sequence MNDQMQHARDVALNILKPSQRDLDHGLELHEHALVIESYGLGLRSPVDPDPVNAAIAAGASDRELQDLTEDMGMTRWALTPELRREYREIWQASGVTCTFQNAGEECNDPLRIIKRLARHTYNTDAMPDFLQRVTTPDDIAAAHKAGKRCTYLTCNGIPLAGDQANPDEELRYIRVFAQLGARMMHLTYNRRNPIGDGCGESNDAGLSDFGHATVAEMNRLGIIIDLSHTGWQTCLDTAKASTQPVVVSHSVACTVNEHIRSKPDNIIRAVLDTGGTMGITNVPAFLGGSGDISAFLDHIDYVAKTFGTDAVTIGTDRGYPSKYSAEANRKLNPRPRQRNRWEALWPPGDPLRSPEWRQPHQEQSLTWTNWPLFTVGLVQRGYSDDDIAKIIGGNILRVAKDVWKDSAYAVSAENIQKRPK is encoded by the coding sequence ATGAACGACCAAATGCAACACGCTCGCGACGTCGCACTCAACATCCTCAAACCGTCACAGCGCGACCTGGATCACGGCCTGGAACTCCACGAACACGCCCTCGTCATCGAATCCTACGGCCTGGGCCTGCGCTCACCCGTCGATCCCGACCCCGTCAACGCTGCCATAGCAGCAGGCGCGTCTGACCGCGAACTGCAAGACCTCACCGAAGACATGGGCATGACCCGCTGGGCACTCACACCCGAACTCCGTCGAGAATACCGGGAAATCTGGCAGGCCTCTGGCGTCACCTGCACCTTTCAAAACGCAGGCGAAGAATGCAACGACCCCCTGCGCATCATCAAACGCCTTGCCAGGCACACATACAACACCGACGCCATGCCCGACTTCCTCCAGCGCGTCACCACACCCGACGACATCGCGGCAGCCCACAAAGCGGGCAAACGCTGCACCTATCTCACCTGCAACGGCATCCCACTCGCCGGCGACCAAGCCAATCCGGACGAAGAACTGCGCTATATCCGCGTCTTTGCACAACTCGGCGCGCGCATGATGCACCTCACGTACAACCGCCGCAACCCCATTGGAGATGGCTGCGGCGAATCCAACGACGCGGGCTTAAGTGACTTTGGACACGCCACAGTCGCCGAAATGAACCGTCTCGGCATCATCATAGACCTCTCCCACACCGGCTGGCAAACCTGCCTCGACACAGCAAAAGCATCCACACAACCCGTCGTCGTCAGCCACTCCGTCGCCTGCACAGTCAATGAACACATCCGAAGCAAACCCGACAACATCATCCGCGCAGTACTCGACACCGGGGGCACCATGGGCATCACCAATGTACCCGCATTCCTCGGCGGCAGCGGCGACATCAGTGCCTTCCTCGACCACATCGACTACGTCGCCAAAACCTTTGGCACTGACGCCGTCACCATCGGCACGGATCGAGGCTACCCCTCAAAATACAGCGCCGAAGCCAACCGCAAACTCAACCCCCGTCCCAGACAGCGCAACCGCTGGGAGGCACTCTGGCCGCCCGGAGACCCGCTCCGTTCCCCCGAATGGCGACAACCCCACCAGGAACAAAGCCTCACCTGGACCAACTGGCCCCTCTTCACCGTCGGCCTTGTACAACGGGGCTACAGCGACGACGACATCGCAAAAATCATCGGCGGTAATATCCTTCGCGTAGCAAAAGACGTCTGGAAAGATTCGGCTTATGCCGTCTCAGCTGAAAATATCCAAAAGAGGCCGAAGTGA
- a CDS encoding beta-glucuronidase, whose product MSETQPRPEHPRPQFQRNTWLNLNGTWNFAIDSGKSGEAKGWPQNPAELDRAITVPFCPESSLSGIQNTDFMPSVWYHRTLDIPDEWTDKRVLLHFGAVDYHCKAWVNGRLIGQHYGGSSSFTFDITDALTSGANNLVVCANDDTRSGDQPSGKQCPDLYSRGCHYTRITGIWQTVWLEAVPESRIETVRIVPDLDSSRFVLTPTFKNAHRGHSFRAVLLNGKEEVAVSTMPATSGTAMSLRIKNPQPWSPDNPHLYDLRFELRDGDTTIDTANSYAGLRKFHIEGHKFYLNNTPIFLRLVLDQGFYPDGIWTAPSDEMLKGDIEKSLAVGFNGARLHQKVFEERFHYWADKLGYLTWGEYCDWGMNFGSPQSIHNQQREWREIVQRDLNHPSILAWTPYNETRRGATNHFEAHRRAVQETYDLTRALDPSRPCHDTSGYVHVCTDIYTVHDYEQDPVKFQATYAAVSPNDWKNTPIRFPELNVPYQGQPYVVDEYGGTWWDPNAVETEQDADRKSSWGYGKRPTDIEEVYHRIEKLTAILLNHPNIAGYCYTQLTDIEQEQNGIYTYDRREKFDAKRLKKYFGAPAAIEEE is encoded by the coding sequence ATGTCCGAAACACAACCGCGCCCCGAACACCCCCGTCCGCAATTTCAGCGCAACACATGGTTGAACCTCAACGGCACCTGGAACTTCGCCATAGACTCTGGAAAATCCGGCGAAGCCAAAGGCTGGCCCCAAAATCCCGCTGAATTAGACCGCGCCATCACCGTCCCCTTCTGTCCTGAATCCAGCCTCTCGGGCATACAAAATACGGACTTCATGCCCTCGGTCTGGTATCACAGAACCCTCGACATCCCCGACGAATGGACGGACAAGCGCGTACTCCTGCACTTCGGCGCGGTCGATTACCACTGCAAAGCCTGGGTCAACGGTCGGCTCATCGGACAGCATTACGGCGGCAGTTCATCCTTCACATTTGACATCACAGACGCGCTCACGTCTGGCGCGAACAACCTCGTCGTCTGCGCCAATGACGACACGCGCTCTGGCGACCAGCCATCGGGCAAACAATGCCCCGACCTCTATTCCCGCGGCTGCCACTACACGCGCATCACGGGAATATGGCAAACCGTCTGGCTCGAAGCCGTACCCGAATCGCGCATCGAAACGGTACGCATCGTACCCGACCTCGACAGCAGCCGCTTTGTACTCACCCCCACATTCAAAAACGCGCATCGCGGACACAGCTTTCGCGCCGTCCTCCTCAACGGCAAAGAAGAAGTCGCGGTCTCCACCATGCCCGCCACGAGCGGCACTGCCATGTCCTTGCGCATCAAAAACCCGCAACCCTGGTCGCCAGACAACCCCCATCTCTACGACCTCCGCTTTGAACTCCGCGACGGCGACACCACCATCGACACAGCCAACAGCTATGCCGGCCTGCGAAAATTTCACATCGAAGGGCACAAATTCTACCTCAACAACACCCCCATCTTCCTGCGCCTTGTACTGGACCAGGGATTCTATCCCGACGGAATATGGACTGCCCCATCCGACGAAATGCTCAAAGGCGACATCGAAAAATCGCTCGCAGTAGGCTTCAACGGCGCGCGCCTGCACCAGAAAGTATTCGAAGAACGCTTTCACTACTGGGCCGACAAACTCGGATATCTCACCTGGGGCGAATACTGCGACTGGGGCATGAACTTCGGCTCACCCCAATCTATTCACAACCAGCAGCGCGAATGGCGAGAAATTGTCCAGCGAGACCTCAACCACCCCTCCATCCTCGCGTGGACCCCATACAACGAAACCCGGAGAGGCGCGACCAACCACTTTGAAGCGCATCGCCGGGCCGTACAGGAAACCTACGACCTCACCAGAGCACTCGATCCCTCACGCCCCTGCCACGACACCAGCGGCTACGTACACGTCTGCACAGACATCTACACCGTACACGACTACGAACAGGACCCCGTCAAATTCCAGGCAACTTATGCCGCTGTATCCCCTAACGACTGGAAAAACACACCCATCCGCTTCCCCGAATTGAATGTGCCCTATCAGGGACAACCCTATGTCGTCGATGAATACGGCGGCACATGGTGGGACCCCAATGCCGTCGAAACAGAACAGGACGCAGACCGCAAAAGCAGCTGGGGCTATGGCAAGCGCCCCACCGACATCGAAGAAGTGTATCACCGCATCGAAAAACTCACAGCCATACTCCTCAACCACCCCAACATCGCGGGGTATTGCTACACACAACTCACCGACATCGAACAAGAACAAAACGGCATCTACACCTATGACCGCCGGGAAAAATTCGACGCAAAACGCCTGAAAAAATACTTCGGCGCCCCCGCGGCGATAGAAGAGGAGTAA
- a CDS encoding Gfo/Idh/MocA family oxidoreductase, whose amino-acid sequence MVRFGVVGLKGMGGQHVREISGLDRAELVAVADLDLDYARQVGEERGARAWGDYREMIEAEDLDAVVIATPHHLHAPMGLDCLEAGLHTFVEKPIANTVSEADRMIEAAQARDLKLAVGHNYRTFPGNRALKRLIDEGALGEIYRVLWMWIETRPEVYYDRDVWRCTWEHAGGGVLMNQTSHDLDLLCWMVGDPVAVSAMMCNWGHSVEIEDTVVANIRFACGAHANVQLSTCDRRLNYRQISGDLGTIEFRDEKNANSKVPDVFRLGRYEAPMRAFIKGAKGHQPNISWEDVPSDEGGPTLVESFVSAILDGGEAITDGVTARRTLELINAIVLSALRKEEVAMPVDRGQYDELMEELKRGEMQVDRL is encoded by the coding sequence ATGGTCAGGTTCGGTGTGGTCGGTTTGAAGGGTATGGGCGGGCAGCATGTGCGGGAGATTTCAGGGCTGGATCGGGCAGAGTTGGTGGCGGTGGCGGATTTGGATCTGGATTATGCGCGGCAGGTTGGAGAAGAACGGGGTGCGCGCGCCTGGGGCGATTACCGGGAGATGATCGAGGCCGAGGATCTGGATGCGGTGGTGATTGCTACGCCGCACCATCTTCACGCGCCGATGGGGTTGGATTGTTTGGAGGCGGGGTTGCATACTTTTGTGGAGAAGCCCATTGCGAATACGGTTTCCGAAGCGGATAGGATGATCGAGGCGGCACAGGCGCGGGATTTGAAGCTGGCTGTGGGGCACAATTATCGCACGTTTCCCGGCAATCGCGCGCTGAAGCGGCTGATTGATGAGGGGGCATTGGGAGAGATTTACCGGGTGCTGTGGATGTGGATTGAGACGCGGCCAGAGGTGTATTACGACCGGGATGTATGGCGGTGTACCTGGGAGCACGCAGGGGGTGGGGTGCTGATGAATCAGACCAGCCACGATCTGGATTTGCTGTGCTGGATGGTGGGTGATCCGGTTGCGGTTTCTGCGATGATGTGCAATTGGGGACACAGTGTGGAGATTGAGGATACGGTTGTTGCCAATATCCGTTTTGCCTGTGGTGCCCATGCGAATGTGCAGTTGAGTACGTGCGATAGGCGGTTGAATTACAGGCAGATTTCAGGGGATCTGGGTACGATTGAGTTTCGGGATGAGAAGAATGCCAATTCAAAGGTGCCAGATGTGTTTCGGCTGGGGCGGTACGAGGCGCCTATGCGGGCGTTTATAAAGGGGGCAAAGGGGCATCAGCCAAACATTAGCTGGGAGGATGTGCCGTCCGATGAGGGGGGACCAACACTGGTGGAGAGTTTTGTTTCGGCGATTCTGGATGGGGGGGAGGCGATTACGGATGGTGTGACGGCGCGGCGAACACTGGAGCTGATTAACGCGATTGTGCTTTCGGCTCTGCGAAAAGAGGAGGTCGCTATGCCGGTTGATCGGGGTCAATACGATGAGCTTATGGAAGAGCTGAAGCGCGGAGAGATGCAGGTGGATAGGTTGTAA
- a CDS encoding alpha/beta hydrolase — protein sequence MDPRWQNLPHTNTEFTPATYPDRETWEREKARLKKQILFAAGLWPMPEKPPLDIHIYDRIERDGYTIEKAYFQSLPHFYVGGSLFRPLNPQPKSHPGVLSPHGHAQLGRIQHGDTSYPGRGITFARMGCTTFMWDMVDYNDSARHLSGAYQEETYSVVHRAPWPHKQDDRMLWNIGILGFQLWNSIRALDFLCELPEVDTNRLGCTGESGGGTQTYNLYAVDDRLHVAAPVCMVSAYMQGGCVCENAPLLRIDTNNVDIGATFAPKPLILVSSSQDWTQHTPDVEYPAIKRIYDLYDADDRISQIQIDAPHGYNLEMREAVYRWFARWLDLPFGDDFSEPPFEVEEHKDMLAFFNGLPDGAITQHADLIRQCIAASKTALETYRPNTPDALAANRRTLGEALRITVGYDNSTVTYQHNTQKDGTLIGNRRNVRVPIRTFTPETPSDTSTLLIHPHGMDALYAPIIEALLDKSHTVYAIDPFGTGQNIGEENPEEPRGGGRFFNTFNRTDDAERIYDIALALRHIPDGPVNIVGFGNAGLWALIAGAITERTDLQIASDINAFNTATENDYLKHLPIPGILKAGGLPNAASLIAPNNLLLHNTGDTFDASWAEAAYALHPEATLTIKDDLAKNEDLINFL from the coding sequence ATGGACCCCCGATGGCAAAACCTCCCGCACACCAACACCGAATTTACGCCCGCAACATATCCCGACCGCGAAACCTGGGAACGAGAAAAGGCGAGACTCAAAAAGCAAATCCTCTTTGCCGCTGGACTCTGGCCAATGCCCGAAAAACCCCCGCTCGACATCCACATCTACGACCGCATTGAAAGAGACGGGTACACCATCGAAAAAGCCTACTTTCAGAGCTTGCCCCACTTCTACGTAGGCGGCAGCCTCTTTCGCCCCCTCAACCCACAACCCAAAAGCCACCCCGGCGTCTTAAGTCCACATGGGCATGCACAACTGGGCCGCATACAACACGGCGACACATCCTATCCGGGCCGGGGCATCACCTTTGCCCGAATGGGCTGCACAACCTTCATGTGGGACATGGTCGATTACAACGACAGTGCCCGACACCTCTCCGGCGCATACCAGGAAGAAACCTACAGTGTTGTACACCGCGCACCCTGGCCCCACAAACAAGATGACCGCATGCTCTGGAACATCGGCATCCTGGGCTTTCAACTCTGGAACAGCATCCGCGCACTCGACTTCCTCTGCGAACTCCCCGAAGTCGATACCAACCGCCTGGGCTGCACGGGCGAATCGGGCGGAGGCACCCAAACCTATAACCTCTATGCCGTTGACGACCGCCTGCACGTCGCCGCACCCGTCTGCATGGTCTCCGCCTACATGCAAGGCGGCTGTGTCTGTGAAAACGCCCCCCTGTTGCGCATCGACACCAACAACGTCGATATCGGCGCCACCTTCGCGCCTAAACCCCTCATCCTCGTCAGTTCCTCACAGGACTGGACGCAACACACCCCCGACGTCGAATACCCCGCTATCAAACGCATATACGACCTCTACGACGCCGACGACCGCATCTCTCAAATCCAGATTGACGCGCCCCACGGCTACAACCTCGAAATGCGCGAAGCCGTGTACCGCTGGTTTGCCCGCTGGCTCGACCTGCCCTTTGGCGACGACTTTAGCGAACCCCCCTTTGAAGTTGAAGAACACAAAGACATGCTCGCCTTTTTCAATGGCCTGCCCGACGGCGCAATCACCCAACACGCAGACCTCATCCGCCAGTGCATCGCCGCATCCAAAACCGCACTGGAAACCTATCGCCCAAACACCCCCGACGCCCTCGCTGCAAATCGACGCACCCTGGGCGAAGCACTGCGCATAACCGTCGGCTACGACAACAGCACCGTCACATATCAACACAACACTCAAAAAGACGGCACACTCATCGGCAACCGCCGCAATGTGCGCGTCCCCATCCGCACCTTCACGCCCGAAACCCCGTCCGACACATCTACCCTCTTAATTCACCCGCACGGCATGGACGCCCTGTACGCACCCATCATCGAGGCTCTCCTCGACAAAAGTCACACCGTCTATGCCATAGACCCCTTCGGCACGGGCCAAAACATCGGAGAAGAAAACCCCGAAGAACCGCGCGGGGGCGGGAGATTCTTCAACACCTTTAACCGCACCGACGACGCCGAGCGCATATACGACATCGCACTCGCATTGCGCCACATCCCCGATGGCCCGGTAAACATCGTCGGCTTTGGCAATGCCGGACTCTGGGCCCTCATCGCAGGTGCAATCACAGAACGCACCGATCTACAAATCGCATCCGACATCAACGCATTCAACACCGCAACCGAAAACGACTACCTCAAACACCTGCCCATCCCCGGCATACTCAAAGCGGGAGGCTTGCCCAACGCCGCCTCGCTCATCGCCCCAAATAACTTGCTCTTACACAACACCGGCGATACCTTCGACGCCTCATGGGCAGAAGCGGCCTACGCCCTTCATCCCGAAGCAACGCTGACAATAAAAGATGACCTTGCAAAAAACGAGGACCTGATCAATTTTTTGTAA
- a CDS encoding aminotransferase class V-fold PLP-dependent enzyme, translating into MGIDKARQIYEDLGVVPVINASGYQTVIGGSRVGTEVQAAMDTANRYFADMDELLKKTGTLIADTLGAEAAMVTPGCAAALALSSAACMSGSDPEKMEQLPDTTGMKHHILIQKKQRYHYDPVLTVFGAKLIEVGDENGTTEAQLEAAISDQTAAIHYFAPGGQEGVLSPEDVVRIAHANGIPVIVDAASQVYPLETMLKYPDMGADLIGYGAKYIGSCHSTGILCGRKDLIDAAFLHSFIGYETSPYDTIGRPLKVDRQEVIAVVVALREWFSLDHEARLSEYKRKAEALLSNLKDIPHIAAKFSADSRGLSDGVHITVDETALGKTATQIIEELRQGNPAVWTRGSANTFRVAVTNFIEDDQEIVTARLREVLTR; encoded by the coding sequence ATGGGCATCGACAAAGCGCGTCAAATCTACGAAGACCTGGGCGTTGTTCCTGTAATCAACGCATCGGGATATCAAACAGTCATCGGCGGGTCGCGTGTGGGCACTGAAGTGCAAGCTGCAATGGACACAGCGAATCGCTACTTTGCGGACATGGACGAACTACTCAAAAAAACCGGTACACTCATCGCCGACACCCTCGGCGCAGAAGCGGCAATGGTCACACCCGGATGCGCGGCGGCATTAGCCCTCAGCTCAGCCGCCTGCATGTCGGGTAGCGACCCCGAAAAAATGGAACAACTACCCGATACCACGGGCATGAAACACCACATTTTGATACAAAAAAAACAGCGCTATCACTACGACCCGGTACTCACTGTTTTCGGCGCCAAACTCATAGAAGTCGGCGATGAAAACGGAACAACCGAAGCCCAACTCGAAGCCGCCATATCAGACCAGACCGCAGCCATCCACTATTTCGCCCCCGGAGGCCAGGAAGGCGTCCTATCCCCTGAAGACGTCGTCCGCATCGCCCACGCCAACGGGATACCCGTCATCGTCGATGCAGCGAGCCAGGTTTATCCCCTCGAAACCATGCTAAAATATCCCGACATGGGCGCAGACTTGATCGGCTACGGCGCCAAATACATTGGCTCGTGTCACTCCACAGGCATCTTGTGTGGACGCAAAGACCTGATCGACGCCGCCTTTCTCCACTCCTTCATCGGTTATGAAACCTCCCCCTACGACACCATAGGCCGCCCGCTAAAAGTGGATCGGCAAGAAGTCATCGCCGTCGTCGTTGCCCTGCGCGAATGGTTCAGCCTGGACCACGAAGCGCGCCTATCCGAATACAAACGCAAAGCCGAAGCACTACTCTCAAACCTGAAAGACATCCCCCACATCGCAGCCAAATTCTCGGCCGACTCACGAGGCCTGAGCGATGGCGTACACATCACCGTTGATGAAACCGCACTGGGCAAAACCGCAACGCAAATAATCGAAGAACTTCGACAGGGCAATCCAGCCGTATGGACACGCGGCAGTGCAAACACCTTCCGCGTCGCCGTAACCAACTTCATCGAAGACGACCAGGAAATCGTCACCGCACGCCTGCGCGAAGTATTAACCAGATAA
- a CDS encoding sulfatase-like hydrolase/transferase, with translation MPNKPNILWICTDQQRFDTLGCYGNPYVHTPNLDRLAEQSVLFETAFSQSPVCTPSRSSFLTGRYPRTTRCRQNGQSIPGDEIPVTKLLHDAGYVCGLSGKLHISVCNPSACHGTERRIDDGYDQFFWSHDPAPRWPTNDYHQWLHDKGLKRDVQPFPDSRYVQTLPSEEHSQTTYCIQRAITFIRRCAEEGMPWTFSLNPFDPHHAFDPPREDLERYRDIIDDIPLPNYTEGELHDKPIWQRIDHGGSYGGKGMYAYDQMNDTDHRWVTAAYWAMVDVIDRQIGHLLDCLEETGQRDNTYIIFTSDHGEMLGDHGIYLKGPFFYEPAVRVPLLISGPGLRNDGSRSSALVELVDLAPTILEWVGLDRHPAMQGRTLQPILKGDAPLNQHRDDIYCEYYNAMQGHKNPPAHATMVRTDRYKLVAAHGTGGGELYDLETDPTETHNQWNNPNYTTVRLDLMTRLADRMAWTVDPLPPREAGF, from the coding sequence ATGCCCAACAAACCAAACATCCTCTGGATCTGCACCGACCAGCAGCGCTTTGACACCCTCGGCTGTTATGGCAACCCCTATGTACATACCCCCAACCTGGACCGCCTCGCCGAACAAAGTGTCCTCTTCGAAACCGCCTTCTCGCAAAGTCCCGTCTGCACGCCCAGCCGATCCAGCTTTCTCACCGGACGCTACCCGCGCACCACGCGCTGCCGACAAAACGGCCAATCCATACCCGGCGACGAAATCCCCGTCACCAAACTACTCCACGACGCCGGATACGTATGTGGCCTATCCGGCAAACTCCACATCTCGGTCTGCAACCCCAGCGCGTGCCACGGCACAGAACGCCGCATAGACGACGGCTATGACCAGTTCTTCTGGTCGCACGACCCCGCCCCCAGATGGCCCACCAATGACTATCACCAGTGGTTGCACGACAAAGGTCTAAAACGCGATGTCCAACCCTTCCCCGACTCCCGATACGTACAGACACTCCCCTCTGAAGAACACAGCCAGACCACCTACTGCATCCAGCGCGCCATCACCTTCATCCGCCGATGCGCTGAAGAAGGCATGCCCTGGACCTTCTCCCTCAACCCCTTTGACCCGCATCACGCCTTTGATCCCCCGCGCGAAGACCTCGAACGCTACCGCGATATAATCGACGACATACCCCTGCCCAACTACACCGAAGGCGAACTCCACGACAAACCCATCTGGCAACGCATTGATCACGGCGGCTCTTACGGCGGCAAAGGCATGTATGCGTACGACCAAATGAACGACACCGATCACCGTTGGGTCACCGCGGCGTATTGGGCTATGGTCGATGTCATCGACCGGCAGATCGGACACCTGCTCGACTGCCTTGAAGAAACCGGTCAACGCGACAACACATACATCATCTTCACCTCTGACCACGGCGAAATGCTAGGCGACCACGGCATCTACCTCAAAGGTCCCTTCTTCTACGAACCCGCTGTGCGCGTCCCCCTCCTCATCTCAGGACCGGGCCTTCGCAACGACGGCTCGCGATCATCTGCACTCGTCGAACTCGTTGACCTCGCGCCCACCATCCTCGAATGGGTCGGCCTCGACCGCCATCCCGCCATGCAGGGCCGCACGCTCCAACCCATCCTGAAAGGTGACGCGCCCCTCAACCAGCACCGCGACGACATCTACTGCGAATATTACAACGCCATGCAGGGCCACAAAAATCCGCCAGCCCATGCCACCATGGTCCGCACCGACCGCTACAAACTCGTCGCCGCACACGGCACTGGCGGAGGCGAACTCTACGACCTCGAAACCGACCCCACTGAAACGCACAACCAGTGGAACAACCCCAACTACACCACCGTGCGCCTCGACCTCATGACCCGCCTTGCCGACCGCATGGCCTGGACCGTTGATCCCCTGCCCCCGAGAGAAGCGGGATTTTAA
- a CDS encoding sugar phosphate isomerase/epimerase: protein MRLSWMTYGVLKALSRRDLLQMLKDHGFEGVEFRTDAGHGHGVEASIDEAEREQVVADCAAMGIDIMSVATGNRYHDKDPDELRDHIEQTMVRMDLASDLGAPRVRVFGNNFPAEVPREQTIAQVAEALKPLCDYGAEKGVKPCLELHGEFDWQACKAVAELVDHENFGLVWNSVPQDVVDGSVKQALDTVWPWLDHVHMHDLAGQGYPYRELFRLLHEKGYEGYMSAETERRPDKGVGDLWMFVAYYSDLFRAYRDLARA, encoded by the coding sequence ATGAGACTTTCGTGGATGACTTATGGTGTTTTGAAGGCGCTTTCCCGACGGGATTTGTTGCAGATGTTGAAGGATCACGGGTTTGAAGGGGTGGAGTTTCGCACGGATGCGGGGCACGGTCACGGGGTGGAGGCGTCGATTGATGAAGCAGAGCGAGAGCAGGTGGTGGCAGATTGCGCGGCGATGGGGATCGATATTATGAGTGTTGCGACGGGCAATCGGTATCACGATAAGGATCCGGACGAGCTTCGAGATCATATTGAGCAGACGATGGTTCGGATGGATCTGGCATCGGATCTGGGCGCGCCTCGCGTGCGCGTGTTTGGGAATAATTTTCCAGCAGAGGTGCCCAGGGAACAGACGATTGCCCAGGTGGCAGAGGCGCTGAAGCCGCTGTGTGATTACGGTGCTGAGAAGGGGGTGAAGCCGTGTCTGGAGTTGCACGGTGAGTTCGATTGGCAGGCGTGCAAGGCGGTGGCTGAGCTGGTGGATCACGAGAATTTTGGGTTGGTCTGGAATTCGGTGCCGCAAGATGTGGTTGATGGGTCTGTGAAACAGGCGCTGGATACGGTTTGGCCCTGGTTGGATCATGTGCATATGCACGATCTGGCAGGACAGGGCTACCCGTATCGCGAGTTGTTCCGGCTGTTGCACGAGAAGGGATATGAGGGGTACATGTCGGCCGAGACAGAGCGACGGCCCGATAAGGGAGTGGGCGATCTGTGGATGTTTGTGGCGTATTATTCCGATCTGTTCAGAGCATATCGCGATCTCGCCAGGGCTTGA